A segment of the Cloacibacillus sp. genome:
CCGCGCCGCGTCCGCCTCATGCCAGGTGGGGCTTGCCACAGCGACTAAATCTATCAAAAGCGCCACAGATTCAGGAAAGCGCATTATTTCATCTCCCTAAAGACATTTTCCAGTATATTGACGGCCTCAAAAGCCGTTTCGCGCGTGACGCTGAATGAAGGCAGCAGCCGCACAACGCGCGGGCCCGCCGCAAGGCAGAGCAGCCCGGCCATTTGCAGCGCGTGTACGGCGGGCTGAGAGGGTACGTCTGTCTCCGCTCCGATAAGGAGGCCGGCCGCGCGCACCTCTGTTATGTGCGGGATATTCCTTTTTGTTATCTCTTCTTTTATAAAGGCGCCTATATCCGCGGCGTGGGCGCAGAGGCCCCTTTCTTTGATGAGGCCGAGCGCCGCCGCCGTGACGTGCGCAGTCAGTTCGTTGCCGCCGTATGTGGAGCCGTGCGAATGCGCGGGGAAGTCTCCCAGCTCTTCGCGCCATACTACGGCGCCCGCAGGCATCCCTCCGGCGAGCCCCTTTGCGACGCAGATGATGTCAGGAGCCAGTCCGTGCAGCGATGAGGCAAAGAAGGCGCCGCAGCGGCCCAGCCCGCTCTGCACTTCGTCGGCTATAAGGAAGGCGCCGCGCGCGCGGCACGCCTCGGTTATGAGCCGGCCCGTCTCTTCGTCGAGCGGGCAGACGCCGCCCTCGCCCTGCACCGGCTCGATGAATACGGCCATCGTGTCGCTGTTTATCGCCTGCGGAAGCGCCGTAGGTGCGCAGTGCGTGACGTTTGGGATGAGCGCGGAAAATGGCGCGCGGTATTTCGGGTTGAAGGTAAGTCCCAGCGCGCCGCAGCTCCGCCCGTGGAAGGCGCGTCGGCAGGCCAGTATTTTGTGCCTGCCTGGATTGAGCGCCGCCGCCAGCTTCAGCGCGCCTTCGACCGCCTCCGTTCCGCTGTTGCAGAGAAAGACTTTGCCGCCGCGTATCTCATCCGCAAGCATCTTTGCCGTTTGTTCACGGACTGGCGATTCGCAGCCCGCGCCGCAGCTCCACACGCCGCGCGCGCCGCGCGTCAGCGCCTCAACGAGCGCCGGCTCAGAATGACCGAAAAGCGCGGCTCCGTGTCCGTTGAAAAAGTCGATATAGCGCCGTCCCTCCGCGTCCCAGACAAAGGAGCCTTCGCCGCGCGCAAGCGAGATGCCGCGTCCTCCGTAGAGCGAACTTAACGAGCCAGCCATGTCGCGTTCCCCGCTACAGCGTTTGCGATAGGTTCCGCCGCTCGCCCGTCGGCAAGGCAGACGGCGGGCGTGCCAAGTTCGAGCGCCTCTTTGCAGGCGACCAGCTTTCTTTTCATATTGCCCTGTGCGTAGTGTTCAAGAATTTCCCACTGTGAAATCGCGCCGTTTTTGATGAGGGAGGCGGGGTCGTTCAGCTCCTTCATAAGCCCGGGGACGTTTGAGAGTATAAAGAGCGCTCCTGCGTGAAGCGCCGCCGCTATCTGCGCCGCGAGCCTGTCGCCGTCCACGTTGAGGGAAACAAAAAGCGTTTCGTCGAGCGCAAGAGGCGCAACTACCGGCACGCAGCCAGCGTCAAGCGCCTCAAGCAGCGGCGCTGCGTTTATGCGCTTCACCGTGCCGCTGTAGTTGCCGCGAAGAAGCCGCGTCCTGCCGCCCACGCTTTCACGGATGACGTCCTTGCGCGCGGCTTCCGCGTATGGCGCGGCCTCCGGGTCCATCTGACGCGCCGCGGCGCCCCGTTCTTGGAGCATGGAGGCGATGCGCGCGCCGTAGGAAAGCGCCGCCTCGCGGAAGAGCTCGCGCTCCGTTTCGCCGACGAAGCGGCTCCTGTAGCCTGATGGGCTTGTGACCATGCGTATCTCAACGCCGCGCTCGCGGCAGAGGGCGTCCATAGCACCGCTTGCGCCGTGCGCCACCACCCAGCGCTCGCCCGCGGCGCTGCGCCGCGCTATTTCGGAAATGAGCGGTTCAAGGCTGTTTCCCGGCGCGCCGCCTATTTTTACAACATTTATCCGGTTTTCGTTAGTCGTCATAATATTTTCCTCCTATGCGGGATATACTGGCATCATGTCCAGCCCGTCGGTCTCCGGCAGTCCGAACATCAGGTTTGCGCACTGCACGGCGGATCCTGCCGCGCCCTTCATCAGATTGTCGATGGCGGAGGCCGCTATCATCCGGCGTCCGTCCTCCGCGAGCATAAAGCCGGTAAGTACGCGGTTGCTGCCGAGAACGAAGCGCGGGTCTGGTATGCGGAAATGCGCCGGTTTTGCGGGGGTGAAGGAGACGAATGGTTCGCCCGCCCACGTAGCGCGCCAGAGCTTCCAGATTTCGGCCTCGCGCACGGCGCGCGAGAGCTTTACGTGGGCGACGCACTGGATGCCGCGCACCAGCTCTACCGCCGTTATCCCCATAGTGAAGTTTTCAAGCGGAAGCGACAGCTCCTGCGACGCCTCCGCCATGTGTCTGTGGACGAACGGGCTGACGACGCGCAGGGAGCGGCTGCGCATTGCGTGCGCT
Coding sequences within it:
- a CDS encoding aminotransferase class III-fold pyridoxal phosphate-dependent enzyme, with translation MAGSLSSLYGGRGISLARGEGSFVWDAEGRRYIDFFNGHGAALFGHSEPALVEALTRGARGVWSCGAGCESPVREQTAKMLADEIRGGKVFLCNSGTEAVEGALKLAAALNPGRHKILACRRAFHGRSCGALGLTFNPKYRAPFSALIPNVTHCAPTALPQAINSDTMAVFIEPVQGEGGVCPLDEETGRLITEACRARGAFLIADEVQSGLGRCGAFFASSLHGLAPDIICVAKGLAGGMPAGAVVWREELGDFPAHSHGSTYGGNELTAHVTAAALGLIKERGLCAHAADIGAFIKEEITKRNIPHITEVRAAGLLIGAETDVPSQPAVHALQMAGLLCLAAGPRVVRLLPSFSVTRETAFEAVNILENVFREMK
- a CDS encoding uridylate kinase, translated to MTTNENRINVVKIGGAPGNSLEPLISEIARRSAAGERWVVAHGASGAMDALCRERGVEIRMVTSPSGYRSRFVGETERELFREAALSYGARIASMLQERGAAARQMDPEAAPYAEAARKDVIRESVGGRTRLLRGNYSGTVKRINAAPLLEALDAGCVPVVAPLALDETLFVSLNVDGDRLAAQIAAALHAGALFILSNVPGLMKELNDPASLIKNGAISQWEILEHYAQGNMKRKLVACKEALELGTPAVCLADGRAAEPIANAVAGNATWLAR